A single region of the Corallococcus caeni genome encodes:
- a CDS encoding methyltransferase domain-containing protein, with the protein MTAADPQSLKRRYDEVSPKYDQGAPNAMAIKLFWLTYEHLTWKPVEALLPRDGTAWRVLDAGGGGGKFGTRFAEGGHHVTVLDISPGMLDGARAQFAAKGLLDRVAFVEGNVAALELPDAAFDLVFCEGDPVSYCLDAYPRAVKELVRVAKPGAPVVLGVDNRYEAFSGYLKQGKPQEAFRTLHDGRTTCPYGLPVHAFTVRELERAVADSGAELLEIFGKPVMFFDMLHAMTAAHGGTAEKPWDAWAAREEILALQEKLAHEGFAVLGQHLQVMARRKA; encoded by the coding sequence ATGACCGCCGCAGACCCGCAGAGCCTCAAGCGCCGCTACGACGAGGTGTCCCCGAAGTACGACCAGGGCGCGCCCAACGCCATGGCCATCAAGCTGTTCTGGCTGACCTACGAGCACCTCACCTGGAAGCCGGTGGAGGCGCTGCTGCCCAGGGACGGCACGGCCTGGCGCGTGCTGGACGCGGGCGGCGGCGGCGGCAAGTTCGGCACGCGCTTCGCGGAAGGAGGGCACCACGTCACCGTGCTGGACATCTCTCCGGGCATGCTGGACGGCGCCAGGGCCCAGTTCGCCGCGAAGGGGCTCCTGGACCGCGTGGCCTTCGTGGAGGGGAACGTCGCGGCGCTGGAGCTGCCGGACGCGGCCTTCGACCTGGTCTTCTGCGAAGGCGACCCGGTGTCGTACTGCCTGGACGCGTACCCGCGCGCGGTGAAGGAGCTGGTGCGCGTGGCGAAGCCGGGCGCGCCCGTCGTGCTGGGCGTGGACAACCGCTACGAGGCGTTCTCCGGGTACTTGAAGCAGGGCAAGCCGCAGGAGGCCTTCCGCACGCTCCACGACGGCCGCACGACGTGCCCGTACGGCCTGCCGGTGCACGCCTTCACGGTGCGCGAGCTGGAGCGCGCGGTGGCGGACTCGGGCGCGGAGCTGCTGGAGATCTTCGGCAAGCCGGTGATGTTCTTCGACATGCTCCACGCGATGACGGCCGCGCACGGTGGCACCGCGGAGAAGCCGTGGGACGCGTGGGCCGCGCGCGAGGAGATACTGGCGTTGCAGGAGAAGCTGGCGCACGAGGGCTTCGCCGTCCTGGGGCAGCACCTCCAGGTGATGGCGCGGCGCAAGGCCTGA
- a CDS encoding AtpZ/AtpI family protein, translating to MSDQEPRKQADAPGSELGETARQMRAAEPYISAVWKLVGGAVVGVLGGYFLDRWLGTSPWLLLGLSLVGIGVGFYGFLHAMARLGKRK from the coding sequence ATGTCAGACCAGGAGCCTCGGAAGCAGGCGGACGCGCCAGGCAGTGAGCTGGGCGAGACGGCCCGGCAGATGCGGGCGGCGGAGCCGTACATCTCCGCGGTCTGGAAGCTGGTGGGCGGGGCGGTGGTGGGGGTCCTGGGAGGCTACTTCCTGGACAGGTGGCTGGGGACGTCGCCCTGGCTGCTGCTGGGGCTGAGCCTGGTGGGGATTGGCGTGGGGTTCTACGGCTTCCTCCACGCCATGGCCCGGCTGGGGAAGCGCAAGTGA
- the ychF gene encoding redox-regulated ATPase YchF has translation MALSIGIVGLPNVGKSTLFNALSAAGAQAANYPFCTIEPNVGVVPVPDERLDQLSALIKPLKKIPTSLEFVDIAGLVRGASKGEGLGNQFLGNIRQVNAVLHVLRCFEDDNVTHVEGGVNPVRDRDVVDTELCLKDLETVEKRRERSLKNTKMGGKAGDEAKAEVALLDRIKAKLDEGITVRAQKLTDDEKAAIQDLFLLTDKPVLYVANISEKQIGKEDSDPRVQQVREMAAKEGAGVVVLAAALESEIQQLAEADRPGFLADSGLTEPGLNKVVREGYKLLGLWTYFTVGEQECRAWTIHKGFKAPQAAGVIHSDFERGFIKAEVFGWTDLVKLGSEAAVKEKGLLRVEGKEYVVQDGDCMHFRFNV, from the coding sequence ATGGCTCTCTCCATCGGCATCGTCGGTCTGCCCAACGTGGGCAAGTCCACCCTGTTCAACGCCCTGTCCGCCGCGGGCGCGCAGGCGGCGAACTATCCGTTCTGCACCATCGAGCCGAACGTGGGCGTGGTGCCGGTGCCGGACGAGCGCCTGGACCAGCTGTCGGCGCTCATCAAGCCGCTGAAGAAGATCCCCACGTCGCTGGAGTTCGTGGACATCGCCGGCCTGGTGCGCGGCGCGTCCAAGGGCGAGGGCCTGGGCAACCAGTTCCTGGGGAACATCCGGCAGGTGAACGCGGTGCTCCACGTGCTGCGCTGCTTCGAGGACGACAACGTCACCCACGTCGAGGGCGGCGTGAACCCGGTGCGGGACCGGGACGTGGTCGACACGGAGCTGTGCCTCAAGGACCTGGAGACGGTGGAGAAGCGCCGCGAGCGCTCGCTGAAGAACACCAAGATGGGGGGCAAGGCGGGCGACGAGGCGAAGGCCGAGGTCGCGCTGCTGGACCGCATCAAGGCGAAGCTGGATGAAGGCATCACGGTGCGCGCGCAGAAGCTCACCGACGACGAGAAGGCGGCCATCCAGGACCTGTTCCTGCTGACGGACAAGCCCGTGCTGTACGTGGCGAACATCAGCGAGAAGCAGATTGGCAAGGAAGACAGCGACCCCCGCGTGCAGCAGGTGCGCGAGATGGCCGCCAAGGAAGGCGCGGGCGTGGTGGTGCTGGCGGCGGCGCTGGAGTCTGAAATCCAGCAGCTCGCCGAGGCCGACCGTCCCGGCTTCCTGGCGGACTCCGGCCTGACGGAGCCCGGCCTGAACAAGGTCGTGCGTGAGGGCTACAAGCTCCTGGGCCTGTGGACGTACTTCACGGTGGGCGAGCAGGAGTGCCGCGCGTGGACCATCCACAAGGGCTTCAAGGCGCCGCAGGCGGCGGGCGTCATCCACTCCGACTTCGAGCGCGGCTTCATCAAGGCGGAAGTCTTCGGGTGGACGGACCTGGTGAAGCTGGGCAGCGAGGCCGCGGTGAAGGAGAAGGGCCTGCTGCGCGTGGAAGGCAAGGAGTACGTCGTGCAGGACGGCGACTGCATGCACTTCCGCTTCAACGTCTGA
- a CDS encoding YbhB/YbcL family Raf kinase inhibitor-like protein, with protein MPKPLELTSPKFKDGMPIPIAYTGEGDDKAPPLHWENLPAGAKSLALIVEDPDAPDPANPQRTFCHWVLYNLPVNAQSIPDGATLDVLPEGAKLGRNDFNRQDYGGPMPPVGNHRYYFRLYALDTVLPDLKQPTRTQLLKAMEGHIVGETQLMGTYEKTHHRKH; from the coding sequence ATGCCGAAGCCGCTCGAGCTCACCTCGCCGAAGTTCAAGGACGGGATGCCCATCCCCATCGCCTACACCGGCGAGGGCGACGACAAGGCGCCGCCCCTTCACTGGGAGAACCTCCCCGCCGGGGCCAAGAGCCTGGCGCTCATCGTGGAGGACCCGGACGCGCCGGACCCGGCGAACCCCCAGCGCACCTTCTGCCACTGGGTCCTCTACAACCTCCCCGTCAACGCCCAGAGCATCCCGGACGGGGCCACCCTGGACGTGCTGCCGGAAGGGGCGAAGCTGGGGCGCAACGACTTCAACCGGCAGGACTACGGCGGGCCCATGCCGCCCGTGGGCAACCACCGGTACTACTTCCGGCTGTACGCCCTGGACACGGTGCTGCCGGACCTGAAGCAGCCCACCCGCACGCAGCTGCTCAAGGCGATGGAGGGCCACATCGTGGGGGAGACCCAGCTCATGGGCACCTACGAGAAGACGCACCACCGCAAGCACTGA
- the atpB gene encoding F0F1 ATP synthase subunit A, whose product MRKAMVLFACLFAGTVWASEQAGEHGVANESKDAEGDDVAGYILHHVADSNEYEFEVPLSHNHIPIHLPRILIPFHEGACTPMADTHGGHGEVYPGLGQGCLDLSITKHTVMMWLAALLLIGSLLIWSNRDKTKLVPRGAGANLFEMLVLFVRDELAIKNIGKEEGPRYVPYLLTAFFFILFMNLLGLFPWMATATGNIAVTCGLALCTFFVTQAAGIRAAGIGGYLKHLTGGVAPWLWPIMIPVEFLGLFTKPFALTIRLFANMLAGHIVIFFLLGLIFMLRNPAVALVSVPFAFGIYLLELFVAFVQAYVFTMLSALFIGMSVAMGHHDDHHHEGGESHDHGKAHHLG is encoded by the coding sequence ATGCGCAAGGCAATGGTGCTGTTCGCCTGTCTGTTCGCGGGCACCGTGTGGGCCTCCGAGCAGGCCGGTGAGCACGGCGTCGCGAACGAGAGCAAGGACGCCGAGGGCGATGACGTCGCCGGCTACATCCTCCACCACGTGGCGGACTCGAACGAGTACGAGTTCGAGGTCCCCCTCAGCCACAACCACATCCCCATCCACCTGCCGCGCATCCTCATCCCGTTCCACGAGGGCGCCTGCACGCCCATGGCGGACACGCACGGGGGCCACGGCGAGGTGTACCCGGGCCTGGGCCAGGGCTGCCTGGACCTCTCCATCACCAAGCACACGGTGATGATGTGGCTGGCGGCGCTGCTGCTCATCGGCTCGCTGCTCATCTGGAGCAACCGCGACAAGACGAAGCTCGTGCCGCGCGGCGCCGGGGCGAACCTCTTCGAGATGCTGGTCCTGTTCGTTCGCGACGAGCTGGCCATCAAGAACATCGGCAAGGAGGAGGGCCCCCGGTACGTGCCCTACCTGCTCACCGCGTTCTTCTTCATCCTCTTCATGAACCTGCTGGGCCTGTTCCCCTGGATGGCGACCGCCACGGGTAACATCGCCGTCACCTGCGGCCTGGCGCTGTGCACCTTCTTCGTCACGCAGGCGGCCGGCATCCGCGCGGCGGGCATCGGCGGCTACCTCAAGCACCTGACGGGCGGCGTGGCCCCCTGGCTGTGGCCCATCATGATTCCGGTGGAGTTCCTGGGCCTGTTCACCAAGCCCTTCGCGCTCACCATCCGCCTCTTCGCCAACATGCTGGCGGGCCACATCGTCATCTTCTTCCTGCTGGGCCTCATCTTCATGCTCCGCAACCCCGCGGTGGCGCTGGTGAGCGTGCCGTTCGCCTTCGGCATCTACCTGCTGGAGCTGTTCGTGGCCTTCGTGCAGGCGTACGTGTTCACCATGCTGTCGGCGCTGTTCATCGGGATGAGCGTGGCCATGGGCCACCACGATGACCACCACCACGAGGGTGGCGAGAGCCACGACCACGGCAAGGCCCACCACCTGGGCTGA
- a CDS encoding class I SAM-dependent methyltransferase — protein sequence MNVVDFGRTSSDYAKHRAGFPDAFYSRLEQDGVLTPGLSVLDLGTGTGTVARNLARRGCHVTALDVSAPQLEAAARLARDEGLTVDFREAPAENTGLPSGSLDRVFAGQCWHWFDRAAAAREAFRLLKPGGKLILCHFDWTALPGNLLEATEALVEEFSPRVDLPVDRFGQGVGIYPQWFRDVGVAGFQSLTSFTFDTLTPYTHEAWRGRMRANARIGAMLPPEQVARFDAALAALLAARFPAEPMSVPHRVFALVAVRP from the coding sequence ATGAACGTGGTGGATTTCGGCCGTACGTCGTCGGACTACGCGAAACACCGGGCGGGATTCCCGGACGCCTTCTACTCACGGCTCGAACAGGACGGCGTGCTCACGCCCGGCCTGAGTGTGCTCGACCTGGGCACGGGCACGGGCACCGTCGCGCGCAACCTGGCCCGGCGTGGCTGCCACGTCACCGCGCTGGATGTCTCCGCACCGCAGCTGGAGGCCGCCGCCCGGCTTGCCCGCGACGAGGGGCTCACCGTGGACTTCCGCGAGGCGCCCGCGGAGAACACGGGCCTGCCGTCCGGGTCCCTGGACCGCGTGTTCGCGGGCCAGTGCTGGCACTGGTTCGACCGCGCCGCCGCCGCGCGCGAGGCCTTCCGCCTGCTCAAGCCCGGCGGGAAGCTGATCCTCTGCCACTTCGACTGGACGGCCCTGCCCGGCAACCTGCTGGAGGCCACCGAGGCCCTGGTGGAGGAGTTCAGCCCCCGCGTGGACCTGCCCGTGGACCGCTTCGGCCAGGGCGTGGGCATCTACCCGCAGTGGTTCCGCGACGTGGGCGTGGCCGGCTTCCAGTCCCTCACGTCCTTCACCTTCGACACGCTCACGCCCTACACCCACGAAGCGTGGCGCGGACGGATGCGCGCCAACGCCCGCATTGGCGCCATGCTCCCGCCCGAGCAGGTCGCCCGCTTCGACGCCGCGCTGGCCGCGCTCCTCGCCGCGCGCTTCCCCGCGGAGCCGATGTCCGTTCCCCACCGCGTGTTCGCGCTCGTCGCGGTGCGCCCGTGA
- the atpF gene encoding F0F1 ATP synthase subunit B, whose product MFLPSVLAASSFVEVRPGLIFWTIVTFIIVLLVLRAKAWGPILSLVEEREKQITNAIESAKRERAEAEKLLADQKTAIAEARREAAETTRRVQADMEKFRDELMAKSRKEAEELKLSARREIEDQKAKAIAEVRSMAVDLAMEVAGKLINERMDDAKHRALAEQFVQGLPGATSATATRRSA is encoded by the coding sequence ATGTTCCTGCCCTCAGTCCTCGCCGCCAGCAGCTTCGTGGAGGTCCGTCCGGGCCTCATCTTCTGGACCATCGTCACCTTCATCATCGTCCTGCTGGTGCTGCGGGCGAAGGCGTGGGGGCCCATCCTGTCGCTCGTGGAAGAGCGCGAGAAGCAGATCACCAACGCCATCGAGAGCGCCAAGCGTGAGCGCGCCGAGGCGGAGAAGCTGCTCGCCGACCAGAAGACGGCCATCGCCGAGGCCCGCCGCGAGGCCGCGGAGACCACCCGCCGCGTGCAGGCGGACATGGAGAAGTTCCGCGACGAGCTGATGGCCAAGAGCCGCAAGGAGGCGGAGGAGCTGAAGCTGTCCGCCCGCCGCGAGATTGAAGACCAGAAGGCCAAGGCCATCGCGGAGGTCCGCTCCATGGCCGTGGACCTGGCCATGGAAGTGGCCGGCAAGCTCATCAACGAGCGCATGGACGACGCCAAGCACCGCGCGCTGGCCGAGCAGTTCGTGCAGGGCCTGCCCGGCGCCACGAGCGCCACGGCGACCCGCCGCTCGGCCTAA
- a CDS encoding carbohydrate binding family 9 domain-containing protein — MSPLRHLCRWGTALLAALVPTLGHADSTYKVTATRTQDAITIDGKGDEPAWQTAPEISGWYLTRVNYGKPAPDDTQVRILYDQDNLYFLFHCLDSKPERITGYTVQNEGFLHQEDNITIILDTFLDHRNAYYFWTNPLGVRTDGRIVDDGEAFSTNWRGEWETKSTIVKDGWISEVRIPFANFQFETKDDISFGMLLDREQSRNQEWSNWTPDGVNSAKVSRYPHLEGLKGIKPRSIFSITPYVATTVALKTTDDRGVFRPNVGADARIDPTPWLSVKLTANPDFSDAEADQSFLLLDTDQPLLPERRAFFTESEHLFIAPINVFTSRRIALRPHDRVWGGLQLTGKLGGLSFSMMDVQHRDSTGRDANGREVFENVNSGVLRLQQDIGKRSMIALVAINRSGRGGLFGDSDFQTVGVDGNFHLFEEFFIQAQALKSWSPLGNEDSDAYHVGLHRFDTLSEFWLQFEDIGKNYANPLGWTPVVDKQGYNSRLFLNPFPKWRFLPRLDVTWDSLWRRNHEGERTRWRNRLNVQPYLHHDFALYLEGIYDDNLGFRDRLGTFGFTLFPHDWQSYTLTAVAGRFLGGEIRGFNGAANIKIGPHIVARFSGFYTRNFNVPTNSDLYGVSGDGYSFSGYAQLRYHFSPDLYARLTLQKGGVYELADYNAVKGTFLDAMVGWHYRQWSDIFLVYTDQPFGGSQERRILSKISFNY; from the coding sequence ATGAGCCCCCTTCGCCACCTGTGTCGCTGGGGCACCGCGCTGTTGGCCGCGCTGGTGCCCACGCTGGGACACGCTGATTCGACGTACAAGGTCACCGCGACGCGGACGCAGGACGCCATCACCATCGACGGCAAGGGGGACGAGCCCGCCTGGCAGACGGCCCCGGAGATTTCCGGCTGGTACCTCACGCGCGTCAACTACGGCAAGCCCGCGCCGGACGACACCCAGGTCCGCATCCTCTACGACCAGGACAACCTGTACTTCCTCTTCCACTGCCTGGACTCCAAGCCGGAGCGCATCACCGGCTACACGGTGCAGAACGAGGGGTTCCTCCACCAGGAGGACAACATCACCATCATCCTGGACACGTTCCTGGACCACCGGAACGCGTACTACTTCTGGACCAACCCGCTGGGCGTGCGCACCGACGGGCGCATCGTGGATGACGGCGAGGCGTTCTCCACCAACTGGCGCGGCGAGTGGGAGACGAAGTCCACCATCGTGAAGGACGGGTGGATTTCGGAGGTGCGCATCCCGTTCGCCAACTTCCAGTTCGAGACGAAGGACGACATCTCCTTCGGCATGCTCCTGGACCGCGAACAGTCGCGCAACCAGGAGTGGAGCAACTGGACGCCGGACGGCGTCAACAGCGCGAAGGTGAGCCGCTACCCGCACCTGGAGGGGCTCAAGGGCATCAAGCCGCGCTCCATCTTCAGCATCACCCCGTACGTGGCCACCACGGTGGCGCTGAAGACGACGGACGACCGGGGCGTCTTCCGTCCCAACGTGGGCGCGGACGCGCGCATCGACCCGACGCCCTGGCTGTCGGTGAAGCTCACCGCCAACCCGGACTTCAGCGACGCGGAAGCGGACCAGAGCTTCCTCCTGCTGGACACGGACCAGCCGCTCCTGCCGGAGCGCCGCGCGTTCTTCACGGAGAGCGAGCACCTCTTCATCGCGCCCATCAACGTCTTCACCTCGCGCCGCATCGCGCTGCGGCCGCATGACCGGGTGTGGGGTGGCCTGCAGCTCACGGGCAAGCTGGGGGGCTTGAGCTTCTCGATGATGGACGTGCAGCACCGCGACTCCACCGGCCGGGACGCCAACGGGCGCGAGGTCTTCGAGAACGTCAACTCCGGCGTGCTGCGGTTGCAGCAGGACATCGGCAAGCGGTCGATGATTGCCCTGGTGGCCATCAACCGCAGCGGGCGGGGCGGGCTGTTCGGGGACTCGGACTTCCAGACGGTGGGCGTGGACGGCAACTTCCACCTCTTCGAGGAGTTCTTCATCCAGGCGCAGGCGCTGAAGAGCTGGAGCCCGCTGGGCAACGAGGACTCGGACGCGTACCACGTGGGCCTGCACCGCTTCGACACGCTGTCCGAGTTCTGGTTGCAGTTCGAGGACATCGGGAAGAACTACGCGAACCCGCTGGGCTGGACGCCGGTGGTGGACAAGCAGGGCTACAACTCGCGCCTGTTCCTGAACCCGTTCCCCAAGTGGCGCTTCCTGCCCCGGCTGGACGTGACGTGGGACTCGCTGTGGCGCCGCAACCACGAGGGCGAGCGCACGCGCTGGCGCAACCGCCTCAACGTGCAGCCCTACCTGCACCACGACTTCGCGCTCTACCTGGAGGGCATCTACGACGACAACCTGGGCTTCCGGGACCGGCTGGGCACGTTCGGCTTCACCCTGTTCCCGCACGACTGGCAGAGCTACACGCTGACCGCCGTCGCCGGCCGCTTCCTGGGCGGGGAGATCCGCGGCTTCAACGGCGCGGCGAACATCAAGATTGGCCCGCACATCGTCGCGCGCTTCAGCGGCTTCTACACGCGCAACTTCAACGTGCCGACGAACAGCGACCTCTACGGCGTGTCCGGGGACGGCTACAGCTTCTCCGGCTACGCGCAGCTGCGCTACCACTTCAGCCCGGACCTCTACGCGCGCCTGACCTTGCAGAAGGGCGGCGTGTACGAGCTGGCGGACTACAACGCCGTGAAGGGCACGTTCCTGGACGCGATGGTGGGGTGGCACTACCGCCAGTGGAGCGACATCTTCCTCGTCTACACGGATCAGCCCTTCGGCGGCTCCCAGGAGCGGCGGATCCTCTCGAAGATCTCCTTCAACTACTGA
- a CDS encoding citrate synthase, translating to MVRRAGGRSQSRFDHPVEEELLRAEEAAALLGVKRATLYTYVSRGLVRCVPEKGTKENRYLRADVERLKTRHDARAGHAAVASGALRWGEPVIDSSVSRISEEGLAYRGHDAVELAARGHRFEDVAELLWTGHLPPQPTSWPAPEIPARGAALSPTALAAMLPRDTPPLSALAALVPLLAANDAGRFSAPAEQDRVRARRLIRHLGAWVCVAQAPGRVSRASKEATVAASLATAWDAKPKRTAELINLALVLCADHELNTSTFAARVTASSGADLYACISAALAAISGHRHGGACDRVEALIAEVGRPERAAQVVHGRLRRGEAVTGFGHRLYLKGDPRTPPLLNAALSVKPESQKVRVARAVMDTMRDAGHPPPSLDWGLVVLADALGLPSGAATVLFSLGRTAGWVAHVLEQREQGHLLRPRARYVEPPPR from the coding sequence ATGGTGCGTCGTGCAGGGGGACGTTCTCAATCTCGATTCGACCATCCAGTTGAGGAGGAGCTTCTGCGCGCGGAGGAGGCGGCCGCCCTCCTGGGTGTGAAGCGGGCGACGCTCTACACCTACGTGAGCCGGGGGCTCGTGCGGTGCGTGCCGGAGAAGGGCACGAAGGAGAACCGCTACCTGCGCGCGGACGTGGAGCGGCTGAAGACGCGCCACGACGCCCGCGCGGGCCACGCGGCGGTGGCGTCCGGGGCGCTGCGCTGGGGTGAGCCCGTCATCGACTCGTCGGTGTCGCGCATCAGTGAAGAAGGGCTCGCGTACCGGGGCCACGACGCGGTGGAGCTGGCCGCGCGGGGCCACCGCTTCGAGGACGTCGCGGAGCTGCTGTGGACCGGGCACCTGCCGCCGCAACCCACGTCATGGCCCGCGCCGGAAATTCCGGCCCGGGGCGCGGCGCTGTCTCCCACCGCCCTGGCCGCCATGCTCCCGCGCGACACCCCTCCCCTGTCCGCGCTCGCCGCGCTGGTGCCGCTCCTCGCCGCGAACGACGCGGGCCGCTTCTCCGCGCCCGCGGAGCAGGACCGGGTCCGCGCACGCCGCCTCATCCGCCACCTGGGCGCGTGGGTCTGCGTGGCCCAGGCTCCCGGCCGCGTGTCGCGCGCGTCGAAGGAAGCCACGGTGGCCGCGTCGCTCGCCACGGCCTGGGACGCGAAGCCGAAGCGGACCGCGGAGCTGATCAACCTGGCGCTGGTGCTCTGCGCGGACCACGAGCTGAACACCTCCACCTTCGCGGCCCGCGTGACGGCCTCCTCCGGCGCGGACCTGTACGCGTGCATCAGCGCGGCGCTCGCGGCCATCTCCGGCCACCGCCACGGCGGCGCCTGCGACCGCGTGGAGGCGCTCATCGCGGAGGTCGGCCGGCCTGAACGCGCCGCGCAGGTCGTCCACGGCCGCCTGCGCCGGGGCGAGGCCGTGACGGGGTTCGGCCACCGCCTCTACCTGAAGGGCGACCCCCGCACGCCGCCCCTCCTCAACGCCGCGCTGAGCGTGAAGCCCGAGTCCCAGAAGGTCCGCGTGGCCCGCGCCGTCATGGACACCATGCGCGACGCCGGCCACCCGCCCCCGTCACTGGACTGGGGCCTGGTGGTGCTCGCGGACGCGCTGGGCCTGCCCTCCGGCGCCGCCACCGTGCTGTTCAGCCTGGGCCGCACCGCGGGCTGGGTCGCGCACGTCCTGGAGCAGCGCGAGCAAGGCCACCTGCTCCGTCCGCGCGCCCGCTACGTGGAGCCCCCGCCCCGGTAG
- a CDS encoding cupin domain-containing protein, translating into MSSPHLIHSEDVPWTELAHGSRVALKRKQLGAAAHGRKLGCSLVELPPGRRSWPLHYHLGNEEAVYVLSGTGSLRLGTQTLPVREGDYVALPPGAESAHQLINDGPEPLRYLCFSTMEAPDVLVYPDSRKVGVFAGAAPGGDKASRTLHAYLPLSAEVDYWEGEEP; encoded by the coding sequence ATGTCCTCGCCTCACCTGATCCACTCGGAGGACGTCCCCTGGACGGAGCTCGCCCACGGCAGCCGCGTGGCCCTCAAGCGCAAGCAGCTGGGCGCCGCCGCGCACGGGCGCAAGCTCGGGTGCAGCCTGGTGGAGCTTCCGCCGGGCCGCCGCTCGTGGCCGCTGCACTACCACCTGGGCAATGAAGAGGCCGTCTACGTCCTGTCCGGCACGGGTTCGCTGCGACTGGGGACCCAGACGCTGCCCGTGCGCGAAGGGGACTACGTCGCGCTGCCGCCGGGCGCGGAGTCCGCGCATCAGCTCATCAACGACGGCCCGGAGCCGCTGCGCTACCTGTGCTTCTCCACCATGGAGGCGCCGGACGTCCTCGTGTACCCGGACTCGAGGAAGGTGGGCGTCTTCGCGGGTGCGGCGCCCGGGGGCGACAAGGCGTCGCGCACGCTGCATGCGTATCTGCCTTTGAGCGCGGAGGTGGATTACTGGGAGGGCGAGGAGCCCTGA
- a CDS encoding DUF692 domain-containing protein: MGLPFLGVGLSYRWDLNPHLARGNPGVDWLEVTPEHFLPLTPDSERRLELLAKRYPLVGHSLELSVGSDGVDAPGYRDGLKRIRQVTKSVWHGDHLCFTRVGNLPLRALTPVPLTEEAVATCVRNVKAARADLDVPFVVENIAYLFHTPLNTLDEAEFLRRVVEGADCGLLLDLHNLYCNAVNHGFDPYAFLDRLPLERVVQVHLAGGVTMEGLRLDSHSAPSPEEVWRLLEYVAPRSPVRGVNFEMDSGFPPFARLVEELARARAILQRCGASAA; the protein is encoded by the coding sequence ATGGGCCTTCCCTTCCTGGGCGTGGGGCTCAGCTACCGCTGGGACCTCAATCCGCACCTGGCGCGTGGCAACCCCGGCGTGGACTGGCTGGAGGTGACGCCAGAACACTTCCTGCCGCTCACGCCGGACTCGGAGCGGCGGCTGGAGCTGCTCGCGAAGCGCTATCCCCTGGTGGGCCACAGCCTGGAGCTGTCGGTGGGCTCGGACGGCGTGGACGCGCCCGGCTACCGGGACGGCTTGAAGCGCATCCGCCAGGTCACGAAGAGCGTCTGGCACGGGGACCACCTGTGCTTCACGCGCGTGGGGAACCTGCCCCTGCGCGCGCTGACGCCGGTGCCGCTGACGGAGGAGGCGGTGGCCACGTGCGTGCGCAACGTGAAGGCGGCGCGAGCGGACCTGGACGTGCCCTTCGTGGTGGAGAACATCGCGTACCTCTTCCACACGCCGCTCAACACGCTGGACGAGGCGGAGTTCCTGCGCCGCGTGGTGGAGGGCGCGGACTGCGGCCTGCTGCTGGATTTGCACAACCTGTATTGCAACGCGGTCAACCACGGGTTCGACCCGTATGCCTTCCTGGACCGTCTGCCTTTGGAGCGCGTGGTGCAGGTGCACCTGGCGGGCGGCGTCACGATGGAGGGATTGAGGTTGGACAGCCACTCCGCGCCGTCGCCGGAGGAGGTGTGGCGCCTGCTGGAGTACGTGGCGCCACGCAGCCCGGTGCGCGGGGTGAACTTCGAGATGGACAGCGGCTTTCCTCCCTTCGCGCGGCTGGTGGAGGAGCTGGCCCGCGCGCGCGCCATCCTCCAGCGCTGCGGCGCGAGCGCGGCTTGA
- a CDS encoding ATP synthase F0 subunit C has translation MTNLALAFLAAGIGAGLSIIGAALGIGKLAAAAMDATGRQPAAGGDIRTTMIIAAALIEGATLFALVVCILLAIKQ, from the coding sequence ATGACCAACCTCGCTCTTGCCTTCCTCGCCGCCGGTATCGGCGCCGGCCTCTCCATCATCGGTGCCGCCCTCGGCATCGGTAAGCTGGCCGCCGCCGCCATGGACGCCACGGGCCGTCAGCCGGCCGCCGGTGGCGACATCCGCACCACGATGATCATCGCCGCGGCCCTCATCGAAGGCGCCACGCTGTTCGCGCTGGTCGTCTGCATCCTGCTCGCCATCAAGCAGTAA